In Papaver somniferum cultivar HN1 chromosome 1, ASM357369v1, whole genome shotgun sequence, a genomic segment contains:
- the LOC113310467 gene encoding cell number regulator 6-like, whose protein sequence is MADGNIQSRYVKLTKDQDAVAEDIQPGELNQPVHVPQLTVHRCNECGQPLPESYEPPSDEPWSTGIFGCADDTDSCWTGLFCPCVLFGRNVKNLREDIEWTKPCICHAIFVEGGIALATATAVFHGIDPRTSFLICESLMFAWWMCGIYTGLFRQSLQKKYHLKNSPCDPCMVHCCMHWCAMCQEHREMKGRLSDNMVMPMTIINPPPVQEMSASSSQEPATTTASANGGAENTSTSTSLEIQPL, encoded by the exons ATGGCGGATGGGAATATTCAATCACGTTATGTGAAGTTAACTAAAGATCAAGATGCAGTTGCTGAAGATATTCAACCCGGTGAGCTTAACCAACCTGTTCATGTACCTCAG TTAACTGTTCACAGATGTAACGAGTGTGGTCAACCCCTTCCTGAGAGTTATGAACCCCCTTCAGATGAACCTTGGAGCACTGGGATTTTCGGCTGTGCAGACGACACTGACAGCT GTTGGACCGGATTGTTTTGCCCATGTGTGTTGTTTGGGCGTAATGTTAAAAACTTGAGGGAAGACATCGAGTGGACTAAGCCTTGCATTTGTCATGCCATCTTTGTTGAAGGTGGTATTGCACTTGCAACAGCAACGGCAGTCTTTCATGGTATTGATCCGAGGACATCGTTTCTCATATGTGAGAGTTTGATGTTTGCTTGGTGGATGTGTGGTATCTACACTGGTCTTTTTCGACAGTCGCTGCAGAAAAAATATCATCTCAAG AATTCCCCCTGTGATCCCTGTATGGTGCATTGTTGTATGCATTGGTGTGCTATGTGTCAGGAGCACAGAGAAATGAAAGGACGGCTTTCTGATAACATGGTAATGCCTATGACCATCATCAATCCTCCCCCAGTTCAGGAGATGAGTGCAAGCAGCAGCCAGGAACCTGCCACAACAACTGCCTCTGCTAATGGTGGTGCTGAAAACACTAGCACTAGCACTAGTTTGGAGATTCAACCATTGTAG